Proteins encoded by one window of Lasioglossum baleicum chromosome 4, iyLasBale1, whole genome shotgun sequence:
- the LOC143207709 gene encoding transmembrane protein 185B yields MNLQTLFQDFNPSKFLVHCCLMIFTSLFALRLDGFIEWSYWCVFTPIWFWKSMVILGATVGSYVWWRHPHARLEGDAYVHYKAMLITLALHLILLMFELLVCDKLESERHLWILVFIPLIFISIVSIAVCIWAAKHDRSFELELFCAVNVLQFIFLALRLDGFISWSWEVVFVPVWTLLSLSLVAVLYAIVFAAVLLRAPQVTARQRRTSLNSALAYTFLVVPISVFQVLLANKLDGDISLNYTTVAMPLLISHVTLIFMSFDAKGGNRWWFGIRKDFCHFLLGLCPLLQEYGNISYQPRSDQDQPPSEPMVSDKNEKHIKKIDLTKPVVPIISIDMPD; encoded by the exons ATGAATCTGCAAACACTCTTTCAAGACTTCAATCCAAG CAAATTTTTAGTGCATTGCTGTTTGATGATATTTACATCCCTGTTCGCTCTGCGACTGGATGGTTTCATAGAATGGAGTTATTGGTGCGTATTCACGCCGATATGGTTTTGGAAGAGTATGGTAATTTTGGGTGCTACCGTTGGAAGTTACGTGTGGTGGAGACACCCGCACGCCAGACTGGAAGGAGATGCCTATGTACATTACAAGGCGATGTTAATTACTTTGGCATTACACTTGATCCTGTTAATGTTTGAATTGTTAGTATGTGATAAATTAGAATCTGAAAGGCACCTTTGGATACTTGTATTTATACCACTTATCTTCATTTCGATAGTGTCAATAGCA GTATGTATTTGGGCTGCGAAACATGATCGATCGTTCGAACTCGAACTGTTCTGTGCGGTTAACGTACTGCAGTTTATCTTTCTGGCATTGAGGCTAGACGGTTTTATCTCGTGGAGTTGGGAAGTAGTGTTCGTGCCTGTTTGGACACTTTTGAGCTTGTCTTTAGTGGCTGTACTATACGCGATAGTATTCGCAGCCGTTTTATTAAGAGCACCGCAGGTTACTGCCAGACAGAGGCGAACATCTTTGAATTCTGCGTTGGCGTACACATTTCTTGTGGTTCCAATCTCAGTGTTCCAA GTGTTACTAGCAAACAAATTGGACGGagatatttcattaaattatactacAGTAGCTATGCCGCTTTTAATATCCCATGTAACACTTATTTTTATGTCTTTCGACGCGAAAGGTGGAAATAGAT GGTGGTTTGGCATTAGAAAAGATTTTTGTCATTTTTTATTAGGATTGTGCCCGTTGCTTCAAGAATATGGTAATATTTCGTACCAGCCAAGAAGCGATCAGGATCAACCACCATCCGAGCCAATGGTTTCGGATAAAAATGAGAAACACATTAAGAAAATCGACCTAACGAAACCTGTCGTACCTATAATTTCGATCGACATGCCCGATTGA
- the LOC143207715 gene encoding F-box/LRR-repeat protein 3 isoform X1, producing MNKALGLGPEKLTMWLECVDGQVTATCDTPMLALMSTAKPGLLEIDNDKFKTIMKISNEEGIEQRKDRSGKDEDASKTLQLLRIKGYPRLLPEGIQALVNYCRYLRELCLSYSLLSDELLLALCSEKQMQLETLRLEVHQEIKPLPRVSDTAWCTFSSRLPNINLVLSSYMTNEDDQSLLLAPYVPITHLYFGEAPSEATLLRIGCVCPRLVELVIAAYGPDKLDRALLSVAEGCACLSAVGLGDCEITCSGLLEFVTLCAKRLRILYVWETSLIEDFELDVTELSKKISQHLGRTWVPEYIPC from the exons ATGAATAAAGCCCTAGGCCTGGGTCCGGAAAAGCTCACGATGTGGCTCGAGTGTGTAGACGGACAGGTGACCGCAACTTGTGATACACCG ATGCTGGCACTAATGAGCACTGCGAAGCCCGGTCTTCTGGAGATCGACAATGATAAATTCAAGACCATAATGAAGATATCGAACGAAGAAGGGATCGAGCAAAGGAAGGATCGATCCGGGAAGGACGAAGATGCTTCGAAAACACTGCAACTTCTTCGTATAAAAGGATATCCGCGATTGTTACCCGAAG GGATCCAGGCGTTAGTCAATTATTGTCGATACCTGCGAGAATTATGTCTCTCGTATTCGTTGCTCAGCGATGAATTGTTACTAGCGCTATGCTCCGAGAAACAGATGCAATTGGAGACTTTGCGATTGGAAGTGCATCAGGAGATCAAGCCGCTTCCGCGAGTCAGCGATACAGCTTGGTGTACATTTTCGAGTCGACTGCCGAACATAAACCTTGTGTT ATCGTCGTACATGACGAACGAAGACGATCAGAGTTTGCTTCTCGCTCCCTACGTTCCTATAACACACTTGTATTTTGGAGAGGCACCGTCTGAAGCAACATTGTTACGCATTGGTTGCGTATGTCCTCGGTTGGTCGAGTTAGTTATCGCTGCTTATGGACCGGACAAACTTGACCGAGCACTGCTGTCTGTCGCCGAAGGATGTGCATGCCTAAGCGCCGTCGGTTTGGGCGATTGTGAAATCAC TTGCTCAGGATTGTTGGAATTCGTCACGCTATGCGCGAAACGACTGCGAATACTATACGTGTGGGAAACGTCGTTGATAGAAGACTTTGAACTGGACGTGACGGAATTATCGAAAAAGATTTCGCAGCACCTTGGACGAACGTGGGTACCTGAATACATACCGTGCTGA
- the LOC143207715 gene encoding F-box/LRR-repeat protein 3 isoform X4, with protein sequence MLALMSTAKPGLLEIDNDKFKTIMKISNEEGIEQRKDRSGKDEDASKTLQLLRIKGYPRLLPEGIQALVNYCRYLRELCLSYSLLSDELLLALCSEKQMQLETLRLEVHQEIKPLPRVSDTAWCTFSSRLPNINLVLSSYMTNEDDQSLLLAPYVPITHLYFGEAPSEATLLRIGCVCPRLVELVIAAYGPDKLDRALLSVAEGCACLSAVGLGDCEITCSGLLEFVTLCAKRLRILYVWETSLIEDFELDVTELSKKISQHLGRTWVPEYIPC encoded by the exons ATGCTGGCACTAATGAGCACTGCGAAGCCCGGTCTTCTGGAGATCGACAATGATAAATTCAAGACCATAATGAAGATATCGAACGAAGAAGGGATCGAGCAAAGGAAGGATCGATCCGGGAAGGACGAAGATGCTTCGAAAACACTGCAACTTCTTCGTATAAAAGGATATCCGCGATTGTTACCCGAAG GGATCCAGGCGTTAGTCAATTATTGTCGATACCTGCGAGAATTATGTCTCTCGTATTCGTTGCTCAGCGATGAATTGTTACTAGCGCTATGCTCCGAGAAACAGATGCAATTGGAGACTTTGCGATTGGAAGTGCATCAGGAGATCAAGCCGCTTCCGCGAGTCAGCGATACAGCTTGGTGTACATTTTCGAGTCGACTGCCGAACATAAACCTTGTGTT ATCGTCGTACATGACGAACGAAGACGATCAGAGTTTGCTTCTCGCTCCCTACGTTCCTATAACACACTTGTATTTTGGAGAGGCACCGTCTGAAGCAACATTGTTACGCATTGGTTGCGTATGTCCTCGGTTGGTCGAGTTAGTTATCGCTGCTTATGGACCGGACAAACTTGACCGAGCACTGCTGTCTGTCGCCGAAGGATGTGCATGCCTAAGCGCCGTCGGTTTGGGCGATTGTGAAATCAC TTGCTCAGGATTGTTGGAATTCGTCACGCTATGCGCGAAACGACTGCGAATACTATACGTGTGGGAAACGTCGTTGATAGAAGACTTTGAACTGGACGTGACGGAATTATCGAAAAAGATTTCGCAGCACCTTGGACGAACGTGGGTACCTGAATACATACCGTGCTGA
- the LOC143207715 gene encoding F-box/LRR-repeat protein 3 isoform X3, which yields MEMLALMSTAKPGLLEIDNDKFKTIMKISNEEGIEQRKDRSGKDEDASKTLQLLRIKGYPRLLPEGIQALVNYCRYLRELCLSYSLLSDELLLALCSEKQMQLETLRLEVHQEIKPLPRVSDTAWCTFSSRLPNINLVLSSYMTNEDDQSLLLAPYVPITHLYFGEAPSEATLLRIGCVCPRLVELVIAAYGPDKLDRALLSVAEGCACLSAVGLGDCEITCSGLLEFVTLCAKRLRILYVWETSLIEDFELDVTELSKKISQHLGRTWVPEYIPC from the exons ATGGAG ATGCTGGCACTAATGAGCACTGCGAAGCCCGGTCTTCTGGAGATCGACAATGATAAATTCAAGACCATAATGAAGATATCGAACGAAGAAGGGATCGAGCAAAGGAAGGATCGATCCGGGAAGGACGAAGATGCTTCGAAAACACTGCAACTTCTTCGTATAAAAGGATATCCGCGATTGTTACCCGAAG GGATCCAGGCGTTAGTCAATTATTGTCGATACCTGCGAGAATTATGTCTCTCGTATTCGTTGCTCAGCGATGAATTGTTACTAGCGCTATGCTCCGAGAAACAGATGCAATTGGAGACTTTGCGATTGGAAGTGCATCAGGAGATCAAGCCGCTTCCGCGAGTCAGCGATACAGCTTGGTGTACATTTTCGAGTCGACTGCCGAACATAAACCTTGTGTT ATCGTCGTACATGACGAACGAAGACGATCAGAGTTTGCTTCTCGCTCCCTACGTTCCTATAACACACTTGTATTTTGGAGAGGCACCGTCTGAAGCAACATTGTTACGCATTGGTTGCGTATGTCCTCGGTTGGTCGAGTTAGTTATCGCTGCTTATGGACCGGACAAACTTGACCGAGCACTGCTGTCTGTCGCCGAAGGATGTGCATGCCTAAGCGCCGTCGGTTTGGGCGATTGTGAAATCAC TTGCTCAGGATTGTTGGAATTCGTCACGCTATGCGCGAAACGACTGCGAATACTATACGTGTGGGAAACGTCGTTGATAGAAGACTTTGAACTGGACGTGACGGAATTATCGAAAAAGATTTCGCAGCACCTTGGACGAACGTGGGTACCTGAATACATACCGTGCTGA
- the LOC143207715 gene encoding F-box/LRR-repeat protein 3 isoform X2, with protein MNKALGLGPEKLTMWLECVDGQMLALMSTAKPGLLEIDNDKFKTIMKISNEEGIEQRKDRSGKDEDASKTLQLLRIKGYPRLLPEGIQALVNYCRYLRELCLSYSLLSDELLLALCSEKQMQLETLRLEVHQEIKPLPRVSDTAWCTFSSRLPNINLVLSSYMTNEDDQSLLLAPYVPITHLYFGEAPSEATLLRIGCVCPRLVELVIAAYGPDKLDRALLSVAEGCACLSAVGLGDCEITCSGLLEFVTLCAKRLRILYVWETSLIEDFELDVTELSKKISQHLGRTWVPEYIPC; from the exons ATGAATAAAGCCCTAGGCCTGGGTCCGGAAAAGCTCACGATGTGGCTCGAGTGTGTAGACGGACAG ATGCTGGCACTAATGAGCACTGCGAAGCCCGGTCTTCTGGAGATCGACAATGATAAATTCAAGACCATAATGAAGATATCGAACGAAGAAGGGATCGAGCAAAGGAAGGATCGATCCGGGAAGGACGAAGATGCTTCGAAAACACTGCAACTTCTTCGTATAAAAGGATATCCGCGATTGTTACCCGAAG GGATCCAGGCGTTAGTCAATTATTGTCGATACCTGCGAGAATTATGTCTCTCGTATTCGTTGCTCAGCGATGAATTGTTACTAGCGCTATGCTCCGAGAAACAGATGCAATTGGAGACTTTGCGATTGGAAGTGCATCAGGAGATCAAGCCGCTTCCGCGAGTCAGCGATACAGCTTGGTGTACATTTTCGAGTCGACTGCCGAACATAAACCTTGTGTT ATCGTCGTACATGACGAACGAAGACGATCAGAGTTTGCTTCTCGCTCCCTACGTTCCTATAACACACTTGTATTTTGGAGAGGCACCGTCTGAAGCAACATTGTTACGCATTGGTTGCGTATGTCCTCGGTTGGTCGAGTTAGTTATCGCTGCTTATGGACCGGACAAACTTGACCGAGCACTGCTGTCTGTCGCCGAAGGATGTGCATGCCTAAGCGCCGTCGGTTTGGGCGATTGTGAAATCAC TTGCTCAGGATTGTTGGAATTCGTCACGCTATGCGCGAAACGACTGCGAATACTATACGTGTGGGAAACGTCGTTGATAGAAGACTTTGAACTGGACGTGACGGAATTATCGAAAAAGATTTCGCAGCACCTTGGACGAACGTGGGTACCTGAATACATACCGTGCTGA